The following are encoded in a window of Ranitomeya variabilis isolate aRanVar5 chromosome 6, aRanVar5.hap1, whole genome shotgun sequence genomic DNA:
- the LOC143781303 gene encoding uncharacterized protein LOC143781303 isoform X3 — protein sequence MEIEKRDERCTEDDPTEDCTGSSEGHLISLEFKADNSGITQDTCTQHSDILDIPPAFDSRDRSSDDFNEEISPTPSKIVKQNKSRRNAEYKSPPTRKKPYSCSECGKCFSLKSYLNYHERIHTGEKPYTCSECGKCFAQKSHLNRHNRIHTGERPYSCSECEKCFSLKSYLNSHERLHTGEKPFSCSECGKCFAHKSHLSRHKRVHTGEKPFSCSECGKCFTQKSQLNCHEKIHTGEKPFSCSECGKCFSLKETLIRHQRLHTGKKPFSCSECGKCFSHKVNLIQHQRLHTGEKQYSCSECRKYFINKSQLSYHERIHTGEKPYSCSECGKCFTYKTDLNSHERYHTGERPFSCSECGQCFTHKSYLNQHQRLHTGEKPYSCSECGKCFARKSHLNSHENIHTGEKPFSCSDCGKCFAWKSQLNCHEKIHTGEKPYSCSECRKCFALKSQLNCHEKIHTGEKPYSCSECGKCFALKSHVNRHEKIHTGEKPYSCSECGKCFALKSHVNRHETIHTGKKPYSCSECGKCFTRKSYLSSHKTRGLH from the coding sequence AGGACTGTACCGGGAGCTCCGAGGGACATCTGATATCTTTAGAATTTAAAGCAGATAATTCTGGTATCACACAAGATACATGTACACAGCATTCTGACATCTTAGATATACCCCCAGCCTTTGACAGCAGAGATCGATCATCGGATGATTTTAATGAAGAAATATCTCCTACTCCATCAAAGATTGTTAAGCAAAATAAAAGTAGAAGAAATGCTGAATATAAAAGCCCTCCTACAAggaagaagccatattcatgttcagaatgtggtaaatgtttttcaCTGAAATCATATCTTAATtatcatgagagaattcacacaggagagaagccatatacatgttcagaatgtgggaaatgttttgcacagaaATCGCATCTTAATCGTCACaacagaattcacacaggagagaggccatattcatgttcagaatgtgagaaatgtttttcaCTGAAATCATATCTCAATTCTCATGAAAgacttcacacaggagagaagccattttcatgttcagaatgtgggaaatgttttgcacataaatCGCATCTTAGTCGTCACaagagagttcacacaggagagaagccattttcatgttcagaatgtgggaaatgttttacacagaaatcacagCTTAATTGTCATGagaaaattcatacaggagagaagccattttcatgttcagaatgtgggaaatgtttctctCTTAAAGAAACTCTTATTCGACATCAAAGGCTTCACACAGgaaagaaaccattttcatgttcagaatgtgggaaatgtttttctcaTAAAGTAAATCTTATTCAACATCAAAgacttcacacaggagagaagcaatattcatgttcagaatgcaggaaatattttattaataaatcaCAACTTAGTtatcatgagagaattcacacaggagagaagccatattcatgttcagaatgtgggaaatgttttacttatAAAACAGATCTTAATTCGCATGAgagatatcacacaggagagaggccattttcatgttcagaatgtgggcaatGTTTTACTCATAAATCTTATCTTAATCAACATCAAAgacttcacacaggagagaagccatattcatgttcagaatgtgggaaatgttttgcacgtaaatcacATCTTAATAGTCATGAGAacattcatacaggagagaagccattttcatgttcagattgtgggaaatgttttgcatggAAATCACAGCTTAATTGTCACGagaaaattcatacaggagagaagccatattcatgttcagaatgtaggaaatgttttgcACTGAAATCCCAGCTTAATTGTCATGagaaaattcatacaggagagaagccatattcatgttcagaatgtgggaaatgttttgcactgaAATCACATGTTAATAGGCACGagaaaattcatacaggagagaagccttattcatgttcagaatgtgggaaatgttttgcactgaAATCACATGTTAATAGGCACGAGACAATTCATACAGGAAAGAAGCCatattcgtgttcagaatgtgggaaatgtttcacacGTAAATCATATCTTAGTAGTCACAAGACCAGGGGCTTACACTGA
- the LOC143781303 gene encoding uncharacterized protein LOC143781303 isoform X2 yields MEIEKHDERCTPEDDPTEDCTGSSEGHLISLEFKADNSGITQDTCTQHSDILDIPPAFDSRDRSSDDFNEEISPTPSKIVKQNKSRRNAEYKSPPTRKKPYSCSECGKCFSLKSYLNYHERIHTGEKPYTCSECGKCFAQKSHLNRHNRIHTGERPYSCSECEKCFSLKSYLNSHERLHTGEKPFSCSECGKCFAHKSHLSRHKRVHTGEKPFSCSECGKCFTQKSQLNCHEKIHTGEKPFSCSECGKCFSLKETLIRHQRLHTGKKPFSCSECGKCFSHKVNLIQHQRLHTGEKQYSCSECRKYFINKSQLSYHERIHTGEKPYSCSECGKCFTYKTDLNSHERYHTGERPFSCSECGQCFTHKSYLNQHQRLHTGEKPYSCSECGKCFARKSHLNSHENIHTGEKPFSCSDCGKCFAWKSQLNCHEKIHTGEKPYSCSECRKCFALKSQLNCHEKIHTGEKPYSCSECGKCFALKSHVNRHEKIHTGEKPYSCSECGKCFALKSHVNRHETIHTGKKPYSCSECGKCFTRKSYLSSHKTRGLH; encoded by the coding sequence AGGACTGTACCGGGAGCTCCGAGGGACATCTGATATCTTTAGAATTTAAAGCAGATAATTCTGGTATCACACAAGATACATGTACACAGCATTCTGACATCTTAGATATACCCCCAGCCTTTGACAGCAGAGATCGATCATCGGATGATTTTAATGAAGAAATATCTCCTACTCCATCAAAGATTGTTAAGCAAAATAAAAGTAGAAGAAATGCTGAATATAAAAGCCCTCCTACAAggaagaagccatattcatgttcagaatgtggtaaatgtttttcaCTGAAATCATATCTTAATtatcatgagagaattcacacaggagagaagccatatacatgttcagaatgtgggaaatgttttgcacagaaATCGCATCTTAATCGTCACaacagaattcacacaggagagaggccatattcatgttcagaatgtgagaaatgtttttcaCTGAAATCATATCTCAATTCTCATGAAAgacttcacacaggagagaagccattttcatgttcagaatgtgggaaatgttttgcacataaatCGCATCTTAGTCGTCACaagagagttcacacaggagagaagccattttcatgttcagaatgtgggaaatgttttacacagaaatcacagCTTAATTGTCATGagaaaattcatacaggagagaagccattttcatgttcagaatgtgggaaatgtttctctCTTAAAGAAACTCTTATTCGACATCAAAGGCTTCACACAGgaaagaaaccattttcatgttcagaatgtgggaaatgtttttctcaTAAAGTAAATCTTATTCAACATCAAAgacttcacacaggagagaagcaatattcatgttcagaatgcaggaaatattttattaataaatcaCAACTTAGTtatcatgagagaattcacacaggagagaagccatattcatgttcagaatgtgggaaatgttttacttatAAAACAGATCTTAATTCGCATGAgagatatcacacaggagagaggccattttcatgttcagaatgtgggcaatGTTTTACTCATAAATCTTATCTTAATCAACATCAAAgacttcacacaggagagaagccatattcatgttcagaatgtgggaaatgttttgcacgtaaatcacATCTTAATAGTCATGAGAacattcatacaggagagaagccattttcatgttcagattgtgggaaatgttttgcatggAAATCACAGCTTAATTGTCACGagaaaattcatacaggagagaagccatattcatgttcagaatgtaggaaatgttttgcACTGAAATCCCAGCTTAATTGTCATGagaaaattcatacaggagagaagccatattcatgttcagaatgtgggaaatgttttgcactgaAATCACATGTTAATAGGCACGagaaaattcatacaggagagaagccttattcatgttcagaatgtgggaaatgttttgcactgaAATCACATGTTAATAGGCACGAGACAATTCATACAGGAAAGAAGCCatattcgtgttcagaatgtgggaaatgtttcacacGTAAATCATATCTTAGTAGTCACAAGACCAGGGGCTTACACTGA
- the LOC143781303 gene encoding uncharacterized protein LOC143781303 isoform X4, translating into MFDSPLPSEDCTGSSEGHLISLEFKADNSGITQDTCTQHSDILDIPPAFDSRDRSSDDFNEEISPTPSKIVKQNKSRRNAEYKSPPTRKKPYSCSECGKCFSLKSYLNYHERIHTGEKPYTCSECGKCFAQKSHLNRHNRIHTGERPYSCSECEKCFSLKSYLNSHERLHTGEKPFSCSECGKCFAHKSHLSRHKRVHTGEKPFSCSECGKCFTQKSQLNCHEKIHTGEKPFSCSECGKCFSLKETLIRHQRLHTGKKPFSCSECGKCFSHKVNLIQHQRLHTGEKQYSCSECRKYFINKSQLSYHERIHTGEKPYSCSECGKCFTYKTDLNSHERYHTGERPFSCSECGQCFTHKSYLNQHQRLHTGEKPYSCSECGKCFARKSHLNSHENIHTGEKPFSCSDCGKCFAWKSQLNCHEKIHTGEKPYSCSECRKCFALKSQLNCHEKIHTGEKPYSCSECGKCFALKSHVNRHEKIHTGEKPYSCSECGKCFALKSHVNRHETIHTGKKPYSCSECGKCFTRKSYLSSHKTRGLH; encoded by the coding sequence AGGACTGTACCGGGAGCTCCGAGGGACATCTGATATCTTTAGAATTTAAAGCAGATAATTCTGGTATCACACAAGATACATGTACACAGCATTCTGACATCTTAGATATACCCCCAGCCTTTGACAGCAGAGATCGATCATCGGATGATTTTAATGAAGAAATATCTCCTACTCCATCAAAGATTGTTAAGCAAAATAAAAGTAGAAGAAATGCTGAATATAAAAGCCCTCCTACAAggaagaagccatattcatgttcagaatgtggtaaatgtttttcaCTGAAATCATATCTTAATtatcatgagagaattcacacaggagagaagccatatacatgttcagaatgtgggaaatgttttgcacagaaATCGCATCTTAATCGTCACaacagaattcacacaggagagaggccatattcatgttcagaatgtgagaaatgtttttcaCTGAAATCATATCTCAATTCTCATGAAAgacttcacacaggagagaagccattttcatgttcagaatgtgggaaatgttttgcacataaatCGCATCTTAGTCGTCACaagagagttcacacaggagagaagccattttcatgttcagaatgtgggaaatgttttacacagaaatcacagCTTAATTGTCATGagaaaattcatacaggagagaagccattttcatgttcagaatgtgggaaatgtttctctCTTAAAGAAACTCTTATTCGACATCAAAGGCTTCACACAGgaaagaaaccattttcatgttcagaatgtgggaaatgtttttctcaTAAAGTAAATCTTATTCAACATCAAAgacttcacacaggagagaagcaatattcatgttcagaatgcaggaaatattttattaataaatcaCAACTTAGTtatcatgagagaattcacacaggagagaagccatattcatgttcagaatgtgggaaatgttttacttatAAAACAGATCTTAATTCGCATGAgagatatcacacaggagagaggccattttcatgttcagaatgtgggcaatGTTTTACTCATAAATCTTATCTTAATCAACATCAAAgacttcacacaggagagaagccatattcatgttcagaatgtgggaaatgttttgcacgtaaatcacATCTTAATAGTCATGAGAacattcatacaggagagaagccattttcatgttcagattgtgggaaatgttttgcatggAAATCACAGCTTAATTGTCACGagaaaattcatacaggagagaagccatattcatgttcagaatgtaggaaatgttttgcACTGAAATCCCAGCTTAATTGTCATGagaaaattcatacaggagagaagccatattcatgttcagaatgtgggaaatgttttgcactgaAATCACATGTTAATAGGCACGagaaaattcatacaggagagaagccttattcatgttcagaatgtgggaaatgttttgcactgaAATCACATGTTAATAGGCACGAGACAATTCATACAGGAAAGAAGCCatattcgtgttcagaatgtgggaaatgtttcacacGTAAATCATATCTTAGTAGTCACAAGACCAGGGGCTTACACTGA